The following proteins come from a genomic window of Marispirochaeta sp.:
- a CDS encoding sugar ABC transporter permease yields the protein MKRAKQLNNETNTAILFLLPSFAGFVLFILLPILSSFLVSFTNYSGSLEKMQFTGLRNYALIFSNAKFWKAITVTLTFVASSVIFQLFLGFCFALILNKKLIGKVIFRSILFLPVVLSSVAVCMAFLFIFHPTAGPANNFLMSLNLKPVPWLADKSTALMTIIIVFVWQSFGYYMIIFLSGLQTINPALYEVADIDGASDFQKLINVTIPGLSPVIFFSLVIALINAFKMFDHVFIMTGGQYGGGPADSTRVLAFDIYQNGFLFWQIGYGAAESVILFLIILAITIIQYRFQRSWVTYDIV from the coding sequence ATGAAACGGGCAAAACAGCTTAACAACGAAACAAATACTGCCATTCTCTTTCTGCTGCCGAGTTTTGCGGGATTCGTCCTCTTTATACTTCTGCCGATTCTCTCGTCCTTTCTGGTTTCCTTCACGAACTATTCCGGTTCCCTTGAAAAGATGCAGTTTACAGGACTCCGTAATTACGCGCTGATTTTTTCAAATGCAAAGTTCTGGAAAGCCATAACTGTAACGCTGACTTTCGTTGCATCATCGGTAATTTTTCAGTTATTTCTGGGATTTTGTTTTGCTCTCATTTTGAATAAGAAATTAATCGGGAAGGTAATCTTTCGTTCCATACTCTTTCTTCCCGTCGTTCTCTCCAGCGTGGCGGTGTGTATGGCCTTTCTTTTTATATTCCATCCCACGGCCGGTCCGGCTAATAATTTTCTAATGTCCCTGAATCTGAAACCGGTTCCCTGGCTGGCGGATAAAAGCACGGCCCTTATGACCATAATCATTGTATTTGTCTGGCAGTCTTTCGGATACTACATGATTATTTTCCTGAGCGGCCTCCAGACGATTAATCCCGCCTTATACGAAGTGGCGGATATCGACGGCGCTTCGGATTTTCAGAAACTGATAAACGTTACTATACCGGGTCTCAGTCCTGTTATCTTTTTCAGTCTGGTAATCGCATTGATAAACGCGTTCAAGATGTTCGATCATGTTTTCATCATGACCGGCGGGCAGTACGGCGGCGGGCCCGCTGATTCCACACGTGTTCTTGCATTTGATATTTATCAGAATGGTTTTCTGTTCTGGCAGATCGGTTACGGTGCGGCCGAATCGGTTATCCTGTTTCTGATAATACTTGCAATCACGATTATTCAATACAGATTTCAGCGGAGCTGGGTGACCTATGATATCGTTTAA
- a CDS encoding extracellular solute-binding protein, whose amino-acid sequence MLKKHLVVALLFLICAAALVAGGGGEKAAPVDEGPTTVIFYLWDDPAYPPIIEEFNNSQDEVFVDAKWVSLNEYEAQISTLLAGGAKMDGYMQKRSTDIFAHYNNGYIAPVDDLAAEFGFDLEEVSDYKEAISIDGKTLAIPFRGASWYCYYNKVIFDKAGVPTPDTYVEKGEWDWNKFIEVSAELKEALPDLPYGSFMYTWGSSNVIPALQNGIQFIDAKGKVDINDSLINSYLYRKELEERGLIMSLTETKVTKTHYSKPFYNGETGMLLIGSWFPGHMLSGRDDDLLEGYEWSDYSLTRLPCDESTYRTFGNPTFSHIHSKSDKKEAMFKFISWMGGPEGAKIVAGNGLLPAYITDEVKSELARILPDETAVKYYTETKTVNPQFYNKYGSAVESELAAVMEEYLASSDMSASELRALLVKRLEQVAKQIQ is encoded by the coding sequence ATGCTGAAGAAACATCTTGTAGTTGCTCTGTTGTTTCTTATCTGTGCAGCGGCTTTGGTCGCCGGTGGCGGAGGAGAGAAGGCAGCTCCTGTAGATGAGGGGCCGACTACTGTCATTTTCTACCTGTGGGACGACCCGGCCTATCCGCCGATTATTGAAGAGTTCAACAATTCCCAGGACGAAGTTTTTGTGGATGCCAAATGGGTTTCTCTGAACGAGTACGAGGCCCAGATATCAACATTGCTTGCCGGCGGTGCGAAGATGGACGGGTATATGCAAAAACGGTCGACGGATATCTTTGCACATTACAATAACGGGTATATCGCTCCGGTGGATGACCTGGCCGCCGAGTTCGGCTTCGACCTCGAAGAGGTATCGGATTACAAGGAAGCGATCTCGATCGACGGCAAGACCCTGGCAATCCCTTTCAGAGGCGCGTCATGGTACTGCTATTACAATAAAGTTATCTTCGACAAGGCGGGCGTTCCGACTCCGGATACCTATGTTGAAAAAGGTGAATGGGACTGGAATAAATTCATCGAAGTATCCGCCGAGCTTAAGGAAGCTTTGCCTGACCTTCCCTACGGAAGCTTTATGTACACCTGGGGCTCATCGAATGTTATCCCGGCTTTGCAGAACGGTATCCAGTTTATTGACGCGAAAGGGAAGGTTGATATCAACGACAGCCTGATCAATTCATATCTGTATCGAAAGGAACTTGAAGAACGAGGTCTTATTATGTCTTTGACGGAAACGAAGGTTACCAAGACTCATTATTCAAAACCGTTTTACAACGGAGAAACCGGCATGCTGCTGATCGGCTCATGGTTTCCCGGGCACATGCTGAGCGGCCGCGACGATGATCTCCTGGAAGGATATGAATGGAGTGATTATTCCCTGACCAGGTTGCCCTGTGATGAGTCTACATATAGAACATTCGGTAATCCGACATTCAGCCATATACACTCCAAGTCTGATAAAAAAGAAGCCATGTTCAAGTTTATCTCCTGGATGGGCGGTCCGGAAGGTGCCAAGATCGTAGCAGGCAACGGTTTGCTGCCGGCCTACATTACCGACGAAGTTAAATCGGAGCTTGCCAGGATACTTCCTGATGAAACGGCAGTGAAGTATTACACCGAAACCAAGACCGTCAATCCGCAGTTCTATAATAAGTACGGCTCTGCTGTGGAAAGCGAACTGGCAGCCGTTATGGAAGAGTATCTTGCATCTTCCGATATGTCTGCTTCCGAGTTAAGAGCACTTCTGGTCAAGAGACTGGAACAGGTCGCGAAACAGATTCAGTAG
- a CDS encoding helix-turn-helix domain-containing protein: MNGTQAETQGNTAEKHKRKTLLDILKPSRTRYKKKTFLKIFSFNVIISFFILVLTVTALYYSFKNLTTREIHNKSIDLLNQTELIFNSLHAWIIPSFRQIKSEETIATLIHSESIDRMSISKGLDRLDSVMTSYYLLHSIYIFNNQSGQFYSTINGYEADDCSDFTLPLIIYNIREYGVYKYIPRKITYRMNNNIFSTGREEIMEENVFSIIVGDIPGSAKTINGALIVNISERRIREYFLGAGLNTSGELLVIDNVGTVLTHPDQKEFGSDYSGYSYAKRILESDQSEGVFIDTIGETKHLVSYITHPTWEWHFINITPYDTIFADLNDFLNAAVIVFLLLASLAVLLAYVSSRNIYSPISRLFHYSLLLKEKYKESDLTDYRKKPGELQELDRIFKQIAKRVEDADHYLEDFREFNKKEVFKNLLLGELDLGELESHTEFIKSELDTGPYMLSVVRLDDYKNIIVALNAEEVTRLFNIIHELISHYLPFNHYFLHIRTDQACIVCNLNTFTHDTGTCNETIRELFASLKEGIRVQLGYTITIALSNVFTDIDEFHSEYKRTFQASQYRFRFGHNACIHVREIAARDKKNYLLPEKEIDKMFNEVKLGRISEVEKILNCVFSEVREYNYEDFTYLVQFMTYKTRKVIEEVKESLVQAYINLAGLIDEIESFETLEQIQNKFLEIYTLLIDNFQTKQSNKALQLAEKARQYIDDNYTDVNLCSEGIADIMGFSTHYIRYTFRNVFDVSIMEYINSKRLDFCKRQLKETRHPIKKIYKLAGYSNYSYFFTLFKKKTGLTPNQYKLRHR, encoded by the coding sequence ATGAATGGGACACAAGCCGAGACACAGGGAAATACCGCGGAAAAGCATAAGAGAAAAACGCTACTGGATATTCTCAAACCTTCCAGGACACGTTATAAAAAGAAGACATTCCTGAAAATCTTTTCCTTCAACGTAATCATCTCGTTTTTTATTCTTGTTCTGACGGTAACGGCACTCTATTATTCATTCAAGAATTTAACCACCAGAGAGATCCACAATAAATCCATCGACCTTCTGAACCAGACGGAGCTAATCTTCAATTCGCTTCATGCCTGGATCATCCCCTCCTTTCGTCAAATAAAAAGCGAAGAGACGATCGCCACTCTGATCCATTCCGAGAGTATAGACAGGATGAGCATTTCCAAAGGGCTCGATCGGCTTGATTCTGTTATGACTTCCTATTATCTGCTTCATTCAATCTATATTTTCAATAATCAATCCGGCCAGTTTTATTCCACCATCAACGGGTATGAAGCGGATGACTGCAGTGATTTCACCCTGCCGCTGATTATTTACAATATACGAGAGTACGGAGTTTATAAATACATTCCCCGGAAGATTACGTACCGAATGAATAACAATATCTTCAGTACTGGGCGGGAAGAGATTATGGAGGAAAACGTCTTTTCCATAATCGTAGGAGATATTCCCGGGTCTGCAAAGACGATCAACGGCGCCCTGATTGTAAATATCAGCGAAAGGAGGATACGGGAATACTTTCTGGGGGCAGGTTTGAATACGAGCGGAGAATTGCTTGTTATTGACAACGTCGGCACGGTTCTAACTCATCCTGACCAAAAGGAGTTCGGTTCAGATTATTCCGGTTATTCCTATGCGAAAAGGATCCTCGAATCCGATCAGAGCGAGGGGGTCTTTATCGATACGATCGGCGAAACCAAGCATCTTGTGTCATATATTACCCATCCCACATGGGAGTGGCATTTTATCAACATAACGCCCTATGATACTATTTTTGCTGATTTAAACGATTTTTTAAACGCTGCGGTAATAGTCTTTCTGCTGCTTGCAAGTCTTGCTGTACTGCTTGCGTATGTCAGCTCACGAAACATCTATTCTCCCATCAGCCGTTTGTTTCATTATTCATTATTATTGAAGGAAAAGTATAAGGAATCCGACCTCACCGACTACCGAAAAAAACCAGGAGAACTGCAGGAGCTGGATCGCATTTTCAAGCAGATCGCCAAGAGGGTTGAAGACGCGGATCATTATCTGGAAGATTTCAGGGAATTTAATAAAAAGGAGGTATTCAAGAATCTGCTGTTGGGAGAACTGGATTTAGGTGAGCTTGAGAGCCACACGGAGTTTATCAAAAGCGAACTCGATACGGGTCCGTATATGCTCTCTGTTGTTCGCCTGGACGATTACAAGAACATTATAGTAGCTCTGAATGCCGAAGAAGTCACCAGATTGTTCAACATCATACATGAATTGATTTCTCATTATCTGCCTTTCAACCATTATTTTTTGCATATACGAACCGATCAGGCATGTATCGTCTGTAACCTGAATACATTTACGCATGATACCGGAACTTGTAATGAAACTATCAGGGAACTCTTCGCATCATTAAAAGAAGGTATCAGGGTGCAGCTCGGATATACGATAACGATCGCACTGAGTAATGTTTTCACGGATATTGATGAGTTTCATTCGGAATACAAGCGTACGTTCCAGGCCTCCCAGTATAGGTTTCGTTTCGGCCACAACGCATGTATCCATGTAAGGGAAATAGCTGCCCGCGATAAAAAAAACTATCTGCTCCCTGAAAAGGAGATCGACAAGATGTTCAACGAAGTGAAGCTCGGAAGAATATCTGAAGTCGAGAAGATACTAAACTGCGTGTTTTCGGAAGTACGTGAATATAACTACGAAGATTTTACCTATCTGGTTCAGTTCATGACATACAAAACAAGAAAGGTCATCGAAGAGGTAAAGGAAAGTCTGGTACAGGCGTATATAAACCTCGCTGGATTGATCGATGAGATCGAATCATTTGAAACGCTTGAACAAATTCAGAATAAATTTCTCGAAATATACACGCTTCTTATCGATAATTTCCAGACGAAACAGAGTAATAAGGCTCTGCAACTGGCTGAGAAGGCCCGGCAATATATCGACGACAACTACACGGATGTCAATCTCTGTTCCGAAGGCATCGCGGATATAATGGGATTTTCCACCCACTATATTCGCTATACATTCCGGAATGTCTTTGATGTATCGATTATGGAGTATATCAACAGCAAGCGTCTTGATTTTTGTAAGAGGCAGCTGAAGGAAACACGGCATCCCATAAAAAAGATCTACAAGCTGGCCGGGTACAGCAACTACAGCTATTTTTTTACCTTGTTCAAGAAAAAAACCGGCTTGACTCCAAATCAATACAAACTGAGACACCGATAA
- a CDS encoding DUF1349 domain-containing protein: MSLIENGRLNSSFIWLNESEYRIDGESLIMITQPETDFWQRTHYGFRRDNGHCLLANESKDFCMSVKTEYHAAAQYDQAGLFVRIDSENWIKTSTEYESEMHSRLGSVVTNNGYSDWASIDVEGPVNEMWYRIQSKNALQDYLIEYSPDGKLWKQLRITHLLNEIDMVKIGIYACSPMKSSFEAKYTRFEITESQWSA, from the coding sequence ATGAGTCTTATTGAAAATGGACGTTTAAACAGCAGTTTTATTTGGCTGAACGAATCAGAATATCGAATAGATGGTGAAAGTCTGATCATGATTACACAGCCGGAAACCGATTTCTGGCAGCGGACCCACTACGGCTTTCGGCGGGACAATGGTCATTGTCTTCTTGCCAACGAATCAAAGGATTTCTGTATGAGTGTCAAAACGGAATACCATGCCGCGGCACAATATGATCAGGCCGGTTTATTTGTAAGAATCGACAGTGAGAACTGGATAAAAACGTCTACCGAATACGAGTCAGAAATGCATTCAAGGCTGGGTTCTGTTGTCACAAACAACGGATACTCCGATTGGGCAAGCATTGATGTTGAAGGGCCGGTTAATGAGATGTGGTACAGGATTCAGAGCAAAAATGCTCTGCAGGATTATCTTATTGAGTATTCACCGGATGGAAAACTGTGGAAACAGTTGCGTATAACCCATTTGCTGAACGAAATCGATATGGTCAAAATAGGAATATATGCCTGCAGCCCGATGAAAAGCAGCTTTGAAGCAAAGTATACCCGCTTTGAAATTACCGAATCCCAGTGGAGTGCCTAG
- a CDS encoding Gfo/Idh/MocA family oxidoreductase gives MEKKSYCLVGTGSRSFMYIDALFGKYKEYGELKGICDSNSIRMNYVESYLQQSYGIKSIPRYNPFEFEKMIQEQKPHAVIVTSMDRTHHDYIVRAMKAGCDGISEKPMTIDCEKAEKIFQVIRETGKQLRVTFNYRYAPRNAKVKELLQKSVVGEIKSVHFEWLLDTSHGADYFRRWHRDKKNSGGLMVHKSTHHFDLMNWWLKSSPAQVFADGGLVFYGKENAESRGVRQFYSRGTDDSVADPFALNLKRQDRNNELYLKAEAEDGYQRDQSVFSQGISIEDDVAVVVTYRNKVVMSYHLTAYSPWEGYRINFNGTRGRLEFEVVENAYISGDDMDPNRVDIREQEGFHNKESVRITVHPHWEEPYEVPVESEDEGGHGGGDDRLLRDIFVGVKDDPLGCAADHVQGVKSILTGIAANESMRTNLPVRIADMILHYPELYRSYG, from the coding sequence GTGGAAAAGAAAAGTTATTGCCTTGTAGGAACAGGAAGCCGTTCTTTTATGTATATTGATGCCCTTTTCGGAAAGTACAAAGAATACGGCGAGCTGAAGGGAATCTGCGACAGTAATTCGATCAGAATGAACTATGTGGAATCCTACCTTCAGCAGAGCTACGGAATAAAAAGCATTCCCCGGTATAATCCTTTCGAATTTGAAAAAATGATTCAGGAACAGAAACCGCATGCAGTCATCGTCACGTCCATGGACCGGACCCATCATGACTATATTGTCAGGGCAATGAAAGCCGGATGCGATGGTATCAGCGAGAAACCCATGACCATCGACTGTGAAAAGGCAGAGAAGATTTTCCAGGTAATCAGGGAAACAGGAAAGCAGCTGAGGGTGACCTTTAATTACAGATACGCTCCACGGAACGCAAAAGTAAAGGAACTGCTGCAGAAATCCGTTGTTGGAGAGATCAAGTCGGTTCATTTTGAATGGCTGCTCGATACCAGCCACGGCGCAGACTATTTTCGCAGATGGCACCGGGATAAAAAGAACTCCGGGGGGTTGATGGTGCATAAATCGACCCACCACTTTGACCTTATGAACTGGTGGCTGAAGAGCAGCCCCGCTCAGGTTTTTGCAGATGGCGGCCTGGTTTTCTACGGCAAGGAGAACGCCGAAAGCCGCGGGGTCAGGCAGTTCTACAGCCGGGGAACGGATGATTCGGTTGCCGACCCTTTCGCCCTTAATCTGAAGCGCCAGGACCGGAACAACGAGCTGTACTTAAAGGCGGAAGCAGAAGACGGCTACCAGAGAGACCAGAGCGTTTTCAGCCAGGGAATCTCCATCGAGGATGATGTGGCCGTGGTCGTTACCTACAGAAACAAGGTCGTTATGTCCTACCATCTGACAGCCTACTCTCCCTGGGAGGGGTACAGGATCAATTTTAACGGAACCCGCGGACGGCTTGAGTTCGAAGTCGTTGAAAACGCGTACATCTCCGGCGACGACATGGATCCGAACCGGGTCGACATCCGGGAGCAGGAAGGCTTCCACAATAAAGAATCCGTCAGGATCACCGTCCACCCGCATTGGGAAGAACCCTACGAAGTCCCTGTTGAATCAGAGGACGAAGGAGGCCATGGAGGCGGTGATGACAGGCTGCTGAGGGACATATTTGTCGGTGTAAAGGACGATCCTCTGGGATGCGCTGCCGATCATGTCCAGGGCGTAAAATCAATCCTGACCGGCATTGCGGCCAACGAAAGCATGAGAACGAACCTGCCGGTCCGGATTGCCGATATGATTCTGCATTATCCGGAACTGTACAGGAGCTATGGCTAG